In Pseudomonas fakonensis, one DNA window encodes the following:
- the ribB gene encoding 3,4-dihydroxy-2-butanone-4-phosphate synthase: MPTPFNSQYPNVTAAIAAFQAGRPVLLLDDDDREDEADIVAAAENLSLETMAMMIRDCSGIVCLCLDEATVDALQLAPMVQNNQARHGTGFTVTIEAAEGVSTGVSARDRITTIEAALRSTAEQRHIVSPGHVFPLRARDGGVLARRGHTEGSVDLARLAGLRPAAVLCELMNPDGSMARGEEVAVYARQYNLPVLTIEELARYRQAQEALQAEPA, from the coding sequence ATGCCTACCCCGTTCAACTCGCAATACCCCAACGTCACTGCCGCCATCGCCGCCTTCCAGGCCGGGCGCCCGGTGCTGCTGCTCGACGACGACGACCGCGAGGACGAAGCCGACATCGTCGCCGCCGCCGAAAACCTCTCGCTTGAAACCATGGCCATGATGATCCGCGACTGCAGCGGCATCGTCTGCCTGTGCCTGGACGAAGCCACGGTCGACGCCCTGCAACTGGCGCCGATGGTGCAGAACAACCAGGCCCGCCATGGCACCGGCTTCACCGTCACCATCGAAGCCGCCGAAGGCGTGAGTACCGGCGTATCGGCCCGTGACCGCATCACCACCATCGAGGCGGCGCTGCGCTCCACCGCCGAGCAGCGCCACATCGTCAGCCCCGGGCATGTATTCCCGCTGCGCGCCCGCGACGGCGGCGTGCTGGCCCGCCGCGGCCACACCGAAGGCTCGGTGGACCTGGCGCGCCTGGCCGGCCTGCGCCCGGCGGCGGTGCTGTGCGAGCTGATGAACCCCGACGGCAGCATGGCCCGGGGTGAAGAGGTGGCGGTGTATGCCCGGCAGTACAACCTGCCTGTGCTGACCATCGAGGAACTGGCGCGCTATCGCCAGGCGCAGGAGGCGCTGCAGGCAGAGCCGGCCTGA
- a CDS encoding SGNH/GDSL hydrolase family protein, translated as MQASDSKQLFQVQLGALRALYAIVVTTALLFWLNQDSIKLYCQQKYHQGCEIPLLGQLPAWRYGAQLTLALEEGRDSFVERLRQAPLLASAPAPQVLPEPAPVVTVNLETPAALARPLPVAAVVEPVHAVEPVHVPVHVPPPAPVHAEPVQPAVVTQPVQPAVLQPGTVAALATGDEVFLVGDSLMQGVAPHLANSLRKRYQIRTVNLSKQSTGLAYPGFFNWPKTVADTLQHEPNIRLMVVFLGPNDPWDMPQGKGKPFLRFKSPDWELAYRARIDSILDQARAHNVQVLWVGPPNMEKTRLSAAMNYLSGLYQEQTVLYGQHYVSANPILGYADDAFSYTMQTPEGKRVKVRVDDGIHFTITGQKLIAEQVMSLISFPGLTVTGH; from the coding sequence ATGCAAGCTTCTGATAGCAAACAGCTGTTCCAGGTGCAGTTGGGGGCGCTGCGTGCGCTGTACGCCATTGTGGTGACCACTGCGCTGCTGTTCTGGCTGAACCAGGACTCGATCAAGCTCTACTGCCAGCAGAAATACCACCAGGGCTGCGAGATCCCGTTGCTCGGGCAACTGCCGGCCTGGCGCTATGGCGCGCAGCTGACCCTGGCCCTGGAAGAGGGCCGTGACAGTTTTGTCGAGCGCCTGCGCCAGGCGCCGCTGCTGGCCAGCGCACCGGCACCGCAAGTGCTGCCCGAGCCTGCGCCGGTGGTCACGGTCAACCTGGAAACCCCGGCCGCGCTGGCCAGGCCGTTGCCGGTGGCCGCGGTGGTCGAGCCGGTACATGCCGTAGAGCCTGTGCACGTACCCGTTCATGTGCCGCCGCCAGCACCTGTACATGCCGAGCCCGTGCAGCCTGCGGTCGTGACCCAGCCGGTGCAGCCTGCGGTGCTGCAGCCGGGCACGGTGGCCGCGCTGGCCACGGGCGACGAAGTGTTCCTGGTGGGCGATTCGCTGATGCAGGGGGTGGCTCCGCACCTGGCCAACAGCCTGCGCAAGCGCTACCAGATCCGCACCGTCAACCTGAGCAAACAGAGCACCGGCCTCGCTTACCCGGGCTTCTTCAACTGGCCGAAAACCGTCGCTGACACCTTGCAGCACGAACCGAACATCCGCCTGATGGTGGTGTTCCTTGGCCCCAACGACCCCTGGGACATGCCCCAGGGCAAAGGCAAGCCGTTCCTGCGCTTCAAGTCGCCGGACTGGGAGCTGGCCTACCGCGCGCGCATCGACTCGATCCTCGACCAGGCCCGGGCACATAACGTGCAAGTGCTGTGGGTCGGCCCGCCGAACATGGAGAAGACGCGGCTGTCTGCGGCCATGAACTACCTGAGCGGCTTGTACCAGGAGCAGACCGTGCTGTATGGCCAGCACTATGTGTCGGCCAACCCGATCCTCGGCTATGCCGACGACGCCTTCTCGTACACGATGCAGACGCCTGAGGGCAAACGGGTCAAGGTGCGGGTCGACGACGGCATTCATTTCACCATCACGGGCCAGAAGCTGATCGCCGAACAGGTCATGTCGCTGATCAGCTTCCCGGGCCTGACCGTTACAGGACATTGA
- a CDS encoding alpha/beta hydrolase — MSLMTAAPLRTLGLLAALFAPLAPADETDTGKDADKARAEAISEGRWQGLGSMADLYLNGASPAEFLEAGDEEKSKHHNYAGAAAFYLTAARLDPNNAFASYQAAAALSALDSPEFAVDYLDQARERGFWQVLIMKEDYELVQMRKYPQYRKLLEAAEKNYAKHAKDAGLAAFSIPKGKAPAGGWPVLVWLSGYGTEGSSGTDMRAELVGDKAVLVALNGTLKRNDHSFMWEPRSVEPTAKAIDAALKKLASNTPIDRSRVALMGFSQGAQHAAHLLASYPQQYSGALIVSPGGFDMPFTEHQARGKRVVVLHGAQEGKGNLAMASATEQAFAEGNQVQSHEHAEGHTFQDDWESAYPGYVRFALGI; from the coding sequence ATGTCGCTCATGACCGCTGCGCCCCTGCGCACCCTCGGCCTGCTGGCCGCCCTCTTCGCCCCGCTGGCGCCGGCGGATGAAACCGACACCGGCAAAGACGCCGACAAGGCCCGCGCCGAAGCCATCAGCGAAGGCCGCTGGCAAGGCCTGGGCAGCATGGCCGACCTGTACCTCAACGGCGCCAGTCCGGCCGAATTCCTCGAAGCCGGCGACGAGGAAAAGAGCAAACACCACAACTACGCCGGCGCCGCGGCCTTCTACCTCACCGCTGCCCGCCTCGACCCGAACAATGCCTTCGCCTCCTACCAGGCTGCCGCCGCCCTGTCGGCCCTGGACAGCCCCGAGTTCGCCGTGGACTACCTGGACCAGGCCCGCGAACGCGGCTTCTGGCAGGTGCTGATCATGAAGGAGGACTACGAGCTGGTGCAGATGCGCAAGTACCCGCAGTACCGCAAACTGCTCGAGGCCGCCGAGAAGAACTACGCCAAGCACGCCAAGGACGCAGGCCTTGCCGCGTTCAGCATCCCCAAGGGCAAGGCCCCGGCCGGCGGCTGGCCGGTGCTGGTGTGGCTGTCGGGCTATGGCACCGAAGGCAGCAGCGGTACCGACATGCGCGCCGAGCTGGTGGGTGACAAGGCGGTGCTGGTGGCACTGAACGGCACCCTCAAGCGCAATGACCACAGCTTCATGTGGGAACCGCGCTCGGTGGAGCCGACCGCCAAGGCCATCGACGCCGCCCTGAAAAAATTGGCCAGCAACACCCCCATCGACCGCAGCAGAGTCGCCCTGATGGGTTTTTCCCAGGGGGCACAGCATGCCGCCCACCTGCTGGCCAGCTACCCGCAGCAATACAGCGGCGCCCTGATCGTGTCCCCCGGCGGCTTCGACATGCCGTTCACCGAGCACCAGGCCAGGGGCAAGCGCGTGGTGGTGCTGCACGGCGCCCAGGAAGGCAAGGGCAACCTGGCAATGGCCAGCGCCACCGAGCAGGCTTTCGCCGAGGGCAACCAGGTGCAGAGCCACGAACATGCCGAGGGCCACACCTTCCAGGATGACTGGGAAAGCGCCTACCCGGGCTATGTACGTTTCGCCCTGGGAATCTGA
- a CDS encoding SGNH/GDSL hydrolase family protein has product MRQWHHLLGLALLISAAGCSTGATSAAAQPAARKAPAPAAKQDGNLAVLAGKLRNANRAPVAIVQLGDSHTAADLFSGELRRLLQARYGDGGIGLVPASPVPGIRNDRVIIKSEKRQWELVSARNQQSSQFPLGGYLSLPQANRSSVVLQARDEDRQRYKISALYQSTSNAALLANGGQRRPLAISNGQWRFSPAFANVGLPVQLSVEGGRGIALGGWYIQGQKNAGVTYSTLGINGARLEVVDKWQPGWQDSLKAVKPDLVILAYGTNEAFDDKLDLALYQSQLDATLTRLRQDLPRTAILLVGPPDSIKQRKARTCAARQPQPLASVIRIQRQVAQKHKALFWDWQGFMGGPCAIAGWQASGLARPDLVHLTADGYRKSAAGLYEYLKGPLGLR; this is encoded by the coding sequence ATGCGCCAATGGCATCACCTGCTGGGCCTGGCCCTGCTGATCAGCGCCGCCGGGTGCAGCACCGGCGCCACCAGCGCCGCCGCCCAGCCTGCGGCGCGCAAGGCGCCCGCGCCCGCCGCCAAACAGGACGGCAACCTGGCCGTGCTCGCCGGCAAGCTGCGCAATGCCAACCGCGCGCCGGTGGCGATCGTCCAGCTGGGCGACTCGCACACCGCTGCCGACCTGTTCAGCGGCGAGCTGCGCCGCCTGCTGCAGGCCCGCTACGGTGACGGCGGCATCGGCCTGGTGCCGGCCTCGCCGGTGCCGGGCATCCGCAACGACCGGGTGATCATCAAGAGCGAGAAGCGCCAGTGGGAGCTGGTGTCGGCGCGCAACCAGCAAAGCAGCCAGTTCCCCTTGGGCGGCTACCTGTCGTTGCCCCAGGCCAACCGCTCAAGCGTGGTGTTGCAGGCGCGTGACGAAGACCGCCAGCGCTACAAGATCTCGGCGTTGTATCAGTCCACCAGCAACGCTGCGCTGCTGGCCAACGGCGGCCAGCGCCGCCCGCTGGCCATCAGCAACGGCCAGTGGCGCTTCAGCCCGGCGTTCGCCAATGTCGGCCTGCCGGTGCAGTTGAGCGTCGAAGGTGGCCGTGGCATCGCCTTGGGGGGCTGGTACATTCAGGGGCAGAAAAACGCCGGGGTGACCTACTCGACCCTGGGCATCAATGGCGCGCGCCTGGAAGTGGTGGACAAGTGGCAGCCCGGTTGGCAGGACAGCCTCAAGGCGGTCAAGCCGGACCTGGTGATCCTCGCCTACGGCACCAACGAGGCGTTCGACGACAAGCTCGACCTGGCGCTGTACCAGTCGCAGCTGGACGCCACCCTGACGCGCCTGCGCCAGGACCTGCCGCGCACGGCAATCCTGCTGGTGGGCCCGCCGGACTCGATCAAGCAGCGCAAGGCGCGCACCTGCGCCGCGCGCCAGCCGCAACCGCTGGCTTCGGTTATTCGCATCCAGAGGCAGGTGGCGCAAAAGCACAAGGCGCTGTTCTGGGACTGGCAGGGGTTCATGGGCGGGCCATGCGCGATCGCCGGCTGGCAGGCCAGCGGGCTGGCGCGGCCGGACCTGGTGCACCTGACTGCCGATGGTTACCGCAAGAGTGCGGCGGGGTTGTATGAGTACCTGAAGGGGCCGTTGGGGTTGCGTTGA
- a CDS encoding PAAR domain-containing protein: MIPIARLGDLHACPIPGHGTSPIVSAAPNTLVNSLGIARVGDVCGCGAVITAGFPSITVEYRPMAYLGAPTSHGGSIISGSPDVFGGMQFAGGATQVIIDFAKLGAIRPDGSVDDARLAELLADPDLQHRALLARALVSPGGSASAAPLTPELIAVAGSQHDEGSGNKMMFIAQAVRELAEFRRSKPDTARTLIVFTPSYNEKMLYAAGESADAYGAELVKVSTFQELVDYLNRGKDRTESPIEHLSLFSHGVPHRIAFGYQLTSDYNMALNVLNYEQISPQAFARSAQVDSYACRTGMGNRSEFPIEDGIQFYPQTNQSLAQLLADHLRVKVRAYIRRSDYKNTWGSFEERQFGKLCGLSDNAAPGEAWCKKWKRLAAERDLNDASHDYTYQTMGAIHSVMSGDTPIGVPGGHFEFLPK, from the coding sequence ATGATCCCTATCGCTCGGCTTGGCGACCTGCACGCCTGCCCCATCCCCGGCCACGGCACCTCGCCCATCGTCTCGGCCGCACCCAACACATTGGTCAACTCGCTGGGTATCGCCCGCGTCGGCGATGTCTGTGGCTGCGGCGCGGTCATCACCGCAGGCTTCCCCAGCATCACGGTCGAATACCGGCCAATGGCCTACCTGGGCGCCCCGACCAGCCACGGCGGCAGCATTATCAGCGGCAGCCCGGACGTCTTTGGTGGCATGCAGTTCGCGGGTGGTGCAACCCAGGTGATCATCGACTTCGCCAAGCTCGGCGCGATTCGCCCGGACGGTTCGGTGGATGACGCGCGCCTGGCCGAACTGCTGGCCGACCCGGACCTGCAGCACCGCGCCTTGCTGGCCAGGGCTCTGGTCAGTCCGGGCGGCAGCGCCTCGGCGGCGCCATTGACGCCTGAGTTGATCGCCGTCGCTGGCAGCCAGCACGACGAGGGCTCGGGCAACAAGATGATGTTCATCGCCCAGGCCGTGCGTGAGCTGGCCGAATTCAGGCGCAGCAAGCCTGACACTGCGCGGACGCTGATCGTGTTCACACCGTCTTACAACGAAAAGATGCTCTATGCAGCGGGCGAATCTGCCGACGCTTACGGTGCTGAACTGGTGAAAGTCAGTACCTTTCAGGAGCTGGTCGATTACCTGAACCGGGGCAAGGATCGGACCGAGTCCCCCATCGAGCATCTGTCGCTGTTCAGCCACGGCGTCCCGCATCGGATCGCCTTCGGTTACCAGTTAACCAGCGACTACAACATGGCGCTCAATGTGTTGAACTACGAACAGATCTCGCCCCAGGCGTTCGCACGTTCGGCGCAGGTCGACAGCTACGCGTGTCGGACCGGGATGGGCAATCGTTCGGAGTTTCCGATCGAGGATGGTATCCAGTTCTATCCACAGACCAACCAGAGCCTGGCGCAGTTGCTGGCCGATCATTTACGCGTCAAGGTGCGTGCCTACATTCGTCGGTCGGACTACAAGAACACCTGGGGGTCGTTCGAGGAGCGTCAATTCGGTAAGTTGTGTGGGCTAAGCGATAACGCAGCACCCGGAGAAGCATGGTGCAAAAAATGGAAGCGCCTGGCAGCGGAACGTGACTTGAATGATGCCAGCCACGATTATACGTACCAGACGATGGGGGCCATCCATTCTGTGATGTCGGGCGACACACCGATTGGCGTACCTGGGGGGCACTTTGAGTTTTTACCGAAATAA
- the rtcR gene encoding RNA repair transcriptional activator RtcR → MSKPTVAIGFLGTTLDRKGKGANRWNHWRPSVALCQQPDLPIDRLELLHGTTARDIGLAERIRDDIRSLSPRTEVRLHSLPLTNPWDFEEVYGALHDFASGYPFDTEAEDYLVHITTGTHVAQICWFLLTEARYLPARLVQTAPRREPEGDPAGQATLIDLDLSRYDPIASRFRREQAEAQSLLKAGIATRNADFNRTIEQIERVALRSKAPMLLVGPTGAGKSFLARRVHELKRGRHQLTGRFIEVNCATLRGDGAMSALFGHAKGAFTGAQNARDGLLRAADGGMLFLDEIGELGADEQAMLLKAIEEKRFFPLGADREVQSDFQLIAGTHRDLRAKVAEGSFREDLFARINLWTFALPGLAQRREDIEPNLDFELQRHAREQNRQVRFNLEAKRRYLAFAHASEARWAGNFRELSASVTRMATLADSGRIDEALVEEEIGRLRHAWGLESVAEPLLAERELDLFDQLQLQAVLQVCRGAASLSEAGRQLFAVSRQEKEKPNDADRLRKYLARFDLDWKRIKG, encoded by the coding sequence ATGAGCAAACCCACCGTCGCCATCGGTTTTCTCGGCACCACACTCGACCGCAAAGGCAAGGGCGCGAACCGCTGGAACCACTGGCGCCCCAGCGTCGCGCTATGCCAGCAGCCCGACCTGCCCATCGACCGCCTGGAGCTGCTGCACGGCACCACCGCGCGCGATATCGGCCTTGCCGAGCGCATCCGCGACGATATCCGCAGCCTTTCGCCACGCACTGAAGTACGCCTGCACAGCCTGCCCCTAACCAACCCCTGGGACTTCGAAGAGGTCTACGGCGCCCTGCACGACTTCGCCAGCGGCTACCCCTTCGACACCGAGGCCGAGGACTACCTGGTACACATCACCACCGGCACCCACGTGGCGCAGATCTGCTGGTTCCTGCTGACCGAGGCGCGCTACCTGCCGGCGCGGCTGGTGCAAACTGCCCCCCGCCGCGAGCCGGAAGGCGACCCGGCCGGCCAGGCCACGCTGATCGACCTCGACCTGTCGCGCTACGACCCGATCGCCTCGCGCTTTCGCCGCGAGCAGGCCGAGGCCCAGTCGCTGCTCAAGGCCGGCATCGCCACCCGTAATGCCGACTTCAACCGCACCATCGAGCAGATCGAGCGGGTGGCCCTGCGCTCCAAGGCACCGATGCTGCTGGTGGGGCCCACCGGCGCCGGCAAGTCGTTCCTCGCCCGCCGCGTGCACGAACTCAAGCGCGGCCGCCATCAGTTGACCGGGCGCTTCATCGAGGTGAACTGCGCCACCCTGCGCGGCGACGGCGCCATGTCGGCGCTGTTCGGCCATGCCAAAGGCGCCTTCACCGGTGCGCAGAACGCCCGCGACGGCCTGCTGCGGGCCGCCGACGGCGGCATGCTGTTCCTCGACGAGATCGGCGAGCTGGGCGCCGATGAGCAGGCCATGCTGCTCAAGGCCATCGAAGAGAAGCGCTTTTTCCCGCTGGGCGCCGACCGCGAGGTGCAAAGCGACTTCCAGCTGATTGCCGGCACCCACCGCGACCTGCGCGCCAAGGTGGCCGAGGGTAGCTTCCGCGAAGACCTGTTCGCCCGCATCAACCTGTGGACCTTCGCCCTGCCGGGCCTGGCGCAGCGGCGCGAAGACATCGAGCCGAACCTGGACTTCGAGTTGCAGCGCCACGCCCGCGAGCAGAACCGCCAGGTGCGCTTCAACCTCGAGGCCAAGCGCCGCTACCTGGCCTTCGCCCACGCCAGCGAGGCGCGCTGGGCCGGCAACTTCCGCGAGCTGTCTGCCTCGGTCACGCGCATGGCCACCCTGGCCGACAGCGGGCGTATCGACGAAGCGCTGGTGGAAGAAGAAATCGGCCGACTGCGCCATGCCTGGGGGCTGGAGTCAGTGGCCGAGCCGCTGCTGGCCGAACGTGAACTGGACCTGTTCGACCAGTTGCAATTGCAGGCGGTGCTGCAGGTGTGCCGGGGTGCGGCCAGCCTGTCCGAGGCCGGGCGCCAGCTGTTCGCGGTGTCGCGCCAGGAAAAGGAAAAGCCCAACGACGCCGACCGCCTGCGCAAGTACCTGGCGCGCTTCGACCTGGACTGGAAGCGCATCAAGGGCTGA